The DNA segment AACAGGTCGCAGTAAACATGAAGCGCCGCCGGAATACCGATCTTTACGAAAATCGGCAGCATGCCGTACCACAGCCCCATGATGATGACGCCGGACAGCATGTTTGCAAACAGACGGAGCGAGATGGAGATCGGGTTTGCAAATTCCCCGATCAGGTTAATCGGAAACAAAACCGGGATCGGCTTAAATAAGCCGGTAAAATGACCGACTCCATGGTTTTTGATTCCCTGGTACTGCACGATCCCGAAGGTCACAAGGCCGAGAAGAAACGTCACGCCGAAATCGGCCGTCACGGTTCTTAAGCCAAAAAGTCCGCTCAGGTTGCAGAACAGGATAAACAGGAATATGGTTCCGATATAATTGGCAAACCGCCTCGCACTGTCGCCCAGGATTCCCGACGTCATGCCTTCAAGAAGCTCGATGCCGGTTTCCAGGATGTTCTGGAACGTCCCCGGGACTTCGGTTGCCCGCTTCATGGCCCGGTTTGCCGCGAATGCCAGGATCAGCAGAAGGATCGTGATGATCGTCATGCCGACGGTCGTCGTCGTCAGCCACAATTCCTGCCCGAACAGATGGTATTTTACGACTCCATGAATCATAAAATCCACACCGCTGTTAGCAGCTTCCCCCATTATGTCTTCCGCCTCCTTTCCTATTAAAAATGCCTTCCTGTATTCCAAAGGAAACTAGTTCCCTTCGGTTCGATGATTCATAAGCCGGTGCACGGCCGGATAGAGGTATGCGCCGGTTTTTACTCCGAGAACGCCGAGGGCTGCCGTGAGGATATTGACCTTGGTAAACTTCCAGAGAAGCAAAAGCGCCGCCAGAATCCCCAGGCTCCTGAGCACTGCATGGAGCGCCATCTTCTTTGAGGCATAGGCCTCACTTCCCGAAGCCGTGCAGACCTCCGCAGACATGGCGAGACTTACTAAAAATACGAGAGCCGCAGCCATGCCGGCTGCAATCCCAAGAAATACATAGGGTTCACGAAACCAAATGAGACAGATAAGGCCGATCACCGCATTATGCAGGATCACGCCGATATACATCTCAAAGACCTGACGTCTGGTTTCATCACTCATGGTCTTCCTCCTTTCCGCCGAACCGCTCGTTCCAGCCCCGTTCCCTTTCCGCCTGTTCCCGCTCGTTTTCCCGCCGTTCCCTGTCAATGGTATTCTTCGCGGTGCGGTAGGCGCTCAAGGCTCCGGAGAGGACTCCGAGGATCAAAAAGATGAGAATCGTTTTCGTACCGAATTTCCGGTCGATGAACCCGCCGGCAAGCAGGCAGAGGAAAATCGGCGTCAGCACATTGATCCCAAGCTGTGTAATCAGGACGAGATTGCTCAGGCCGTTCTTTTTCTGACTCATCGGCTTCCCACCCTTTCATTTTACGCATATCACCGTTATTATACTAAATCTTTCCTTCTGTGTCCATTTCTAAACGGAAAATTAGCGGAAAATTTCGTAATCCATTTAGAACAGATTTCCTGTTTTCGCAAATAGTATTATTTCAAATACCACTTTGCATATCGGTTTTTGCTAAACAATAATGTTGTTCTGGTAATTTTCCCCTTGATTGTGATGCCTGCCTTATACAAGACCTCGATGTCTGATAAATTTTTCAGCACTTCCTGAGCTTTTTCTGTCGCTCTGGCTTTTAGAAAAAAGCTCTCTTGCTTTTTAATTGCTTCTACATTTGAATCTTCTATCGCTGCATCTTCCACAATTTCTTTGGACTAATCCATTCCAATCTGACTTCGTTCTATGACTAATCTATGACTTTCTATGACTAATTTTAACTTACTTTTAGTCATAGCTCAAGAATACACATAAAAATATGTGCCAAATAATCGCCGAATCGGCGCTCCTATGGTATAATGTTCACAGCGTGAACATTATACCTGCGCATACCTGTTTCTGCGCCCGCCCCAGAACTCCGGGCGCAAAGTCCCGCCGGCGGCTGCATCTGCATATCCGCCTGCACGTAATTTTACAAAATCAGGAGAAAACATTTGAAAAATCAAGCGTTCTGTTCCGCCGTCGAGACCCTGCGGAACCAATATATGACTTTAGACTGGTCTTATCAGGATATGATCCTGGACGGCAGACGGGAAAACCTGTGCTGCTGGCCGGGGCCAAAAGACGAAGAGATTTTGATTGTCGTACATCAAAGCGGCGGACACCATGAGGAGTTCCACCGCCACGATTTCTTTTATTTTAATTTTACCTACGAGGGCGAATACGGCTCCGTCAGCTGCCAGTGCGGCAACTGCATCACCATCCGCCAGGGGGAGCTTTACGCCGGACAGCCCTTCGCCGGCCACGCGCTCTGCGTCCATGACAACAAAAACGTGACTATCATCGGCGTCCTGATCCAAAAGCAGACCTTTTTCCGCTCGTTTCTCCCTCTGCTTTCCTCCAACTTCCGGCTGTTCCACTTTTTCCTGGTGCCTTCCTCCAACCGGTTTTCCGACGAATTCATCCACTTCCGGCTGGAAAATGCCTGCGCCATCCGGACACTTTTGGAGATGATGGTGATCGAGTATGCCAATAAAAAAGCAGACACCCAGGACATTTTAAAGCCCCTTGCCCTGGCCTTCCTCGTCCAGATTGAACGCCAGTACGCCGCCGAATATCCGGCGCCGGAGCCCTCCGGAATTTCCGAGCAGGTTCTCCAGTACATGAGCAGCCATTCCGATGTGGCAACCCTAAAGTGCATTGCCTCCCATTTTTCCTACCATCCAAACTACTTATCGTCACTTCTCCGGCGTGAGACGGGAAAGTCATTTTCCGAGCTTCTTCTGGCTCAGAGAATGGAAAAGGCCGCCCTCCTGCTTTCGGAGACCGGCCTGTCCGTGGAGGAAATCGCCCCCATGCTTGGCTATGGGAACAGCAGCAATTTCTACAAGGCCTTCCGGAAATACTACCGCTGTTCCCCGCGCGAATACATACAGTCTAAAGGGGCATAGCCGCCGCCTTTGCCTCTGCCTTTCTCCAGTACAGAAGAAGCAGGGCCGCCGCCAGTATGAACGCTCCAAACCCAAAAATGAACGGGAACTTTGGCCCGGCCGTGTATAAAAGTCCTGAAAACAGGGCCCCCGCGATGCCGCCCAGGGAGCGCACAGCGTTGTAAAAGCCCATGACAAGGCTGCTCTGGTTGCTTTTCACGTCTTCCGCCACCAGCGTCTGAAGCAGCGGCAGGCTCACGGAATGGAAGGCGAAAAATAGCACATTGACGATGACAAACGGAATAATCTGCGAGAACACGACGACTCCCAGCATAGACAGGGAGCATATAACAAACACGGAGATCGACGATTTCCGGATATCCGTGCGCCGGATCAGCCAGATGCAGATCGTGCTGTTGGCCGCCAGGGTGATGAGTCCCATGATCCCCTTTAAGATGCCGTTGTAGCCCGAGGAAAAATTGAACTGATCCCGGATGTAATAATTAAACGTCTGGTCGAAGGTCGTAAATCCAAGGTTCTGAAGCAGGCATGCCATAAATAAAAGGGCAAAGACCGGCGTCAGGAAGCTCTTTGCATTGATGAAGCTCACGAACGGGTTGAACCCCTTCCTGTTTTCCTTCTTTTTTAGCTCGCTCACAGCCATGACAGCGTCCTCGCTGCATGCCATATAAAAGATTACGCCGGCTGAAAACAGGAAGCCCACCTGGAAAATGATGGCAAGATGCGGGAAAATCTCCCCCAGCATGCCGCCAATGAAATAGCCGAAGGCGCCGCATACGGTCTGGAGCGTCGCCGATGTGGTAAGCCACCGCCCGCGGGTCTCGCCGTCCGGCGCCGTGTTGACGATGTAGGCCATGATGCATACAAAACAGCCGCCGCAGAAAATACCGGTCAGGGCCCTGGCAACGATGAAGGCCAGCTCCGTCTTAGACAGGCCAAATAAAATCTGCCCGAGGCCGTACCCCACGCAGGTAATAAGAAGCGCCCGCCGGTTGGAAATGTACGTGCTGAGCCAGCCCCAGAACGGCGAAAACAGGAAATTCGTCGTAAGCTGCGCCGCCAGCGCCAGGCCGAACATATAGCTTCCGAGTCCGAGCGTCGTGAAAATCGTTGGTGTGACCGGATGTGCCGTATTGGAACCGATGTTGAAAATGGCACAGCCGGCGTAGAACAGGAAAAGCCTTGTATCCATTCCGCGGGTACGTTTCTTTCCCTCTGCCATGATAACCCCTCCTTTGTGCTGCGGCCCAAAAGGCCGCGTAACCCCTTTTCTCTTCCCCTATTATAATCCGCCGAGCTGCGAAAGTCACTGTCAATTTCTCAGGTGATTTGCGGCATATCCTAATAATCAGGAAAAGCGCAGACAGCCGAAGCCATCTGCGCCCTTTCTCCTTAATAGGCTCTTGTCATTCCCCCGTCCAAAAGAATCGTCTGGCCGGAAATATAGCTGTTTGCTTCCGAGCAGAGGAAAACAGCAAGGCGGCCATATTCCTCTGTTGTGCCGTAACGGCCAAGAGGGAATGCCTTCAAATCTTCTTTCTCATATTCTTCAACAGTGATTCCGGCTTTCCCGGCCCGCATGGCATTCAGGCTTGCAATGCGGGCAGTTTCGATGCGTCCGGGGCCGATGACATTGATCAGAATGTTGTCCTTTCCAAGTTCCGAGGAAAGGGTTTTCGTCATTCCAACGACTCCCATACGCATGGTATTTGACAAGATCAGATTATCCAGGCAGTCCTTGACTGAGGAGCTGGTGGAATTTATAATTCTTCCGCCCCCTAACCGGCGCATGGACGGCAGGCAGGCGCGGATCGTGCGGACATAAGAAAGCAGGCACATCTGAAACGCGCTCTCCCAGTCTGCGTCGCCAAAGGAATCAAACGGGCCGGGTTTGGGGCCTGGACACATATTTGCAAGTGCCCAGATGTCTCCGAGAGTGGCTGTCGTGTGATCCACCAGCTTCTGAATGTCTTCTGCCGAATTTACGTCACAGATAAATGCTTCCGGGCGGTTTCCGGTCTCCTTCCCGATCTCGTCCTGGGCAGCATAAAGCTGGTCTTTAAATGCCTCCGACGTACAGATCATCACCTTCGCGCCCTCTCTGGCTGCCTCCGTCGCAATTCCTTTGCCCAATCCGGCAGCAGATGCCATACACAAAAATACTTTATTTTTCAATCCTAACTCCATAGCAAAACCTCCTGTACCATCGTTTATTTTTTATCCGGATGCAGCTTTAAATCCACCACCGGATTTACCAGCGGGGCCATTTCAAAACCATTCGGCCCATAAATACGGCACTCAGCCATATCTCCGTCCTGAATGTGGAAAGCGCGCGGCGTTCCGGTCGATAAAACATCTCCGGCATACCATCCCTGGATTTTGCTGTGCAGAGACACTAATTTGTCCGGCCTGTGGGTCATATTGCTCACCGTATTTTTTGCATACACTTCCCCGTTGTTCACGCTCTGAACCTCCAGCTTCAGCACATCCGGCACCTCGTCCGGCGTCACCAGTTCCGGCCCAAAGGAGAAAAATGTCGGGAAATTCTTTACAATCGTCAGATATCTCGGATTCCCGCTCACATAATCATTTCCCTTGAGAATGGATTCCTCTGTCATATCCAGAATCGTCGTGTATCCCACAATGGCGCTTTCCCACTCTTCCTCCGGAACATCACGGCAGTCGCGGCCCATGATGATTCCAAGCTCGGCCTCTGCCGTCGTCTTCTGGGCTTCCTTGAGTGCCGGAAGCCGGATCTCATCCCCCGGCCCGATCAGGGTATCCGCCATCTTAAAGAAACTTCCCGGAAAGCCCACCGGAGCTGCAGAGCCGATGTCTCCGGCGTGATCCACATAGTTTAAGCCAATTCCAAAAATCCTCCTCGGATTGCGGTATAACGGTGCATATACCGCCTGTTCCGCCGGAACCAAACCCGGCATTTCTTCCAGCTCTTCTCTGCCGCCTTTGTTGTACCAGTCTGTCAGTTTTGGAATTTCCCCGGCGCAGAGCAAGTCATACATTTCTTCCTTCCAGTCAGTCCCTTTCGCGGCATTGACCGCGCTGATGGGGAGCACTCCCCTGCCGGTCACGATGCCGGCTTTTTCCTTTTCACCCAAACGGATTGTCGCAAGTCTCATAACTGTCTCCTCCTTATATGCTTTCCTATTTTAAATTTCTTTTCCTGTTATTGCCTGCTTCAATTTCTGGCATCCCTCAACGATATCTTCATAACTGGCCGCAAAGGACATACGAAGATAGCCCTCGCCGCCCGGCCCGAACACATTGCCTGGAACCAGTGCGATTTTGGCTTTCTCCAAAAGATACTGAGCCAGTTCCTCGCTGGTCTTTCCCAACTGTTTCACATTGATAAAAATATAGAAGGCGCCTTTCGGGCACAGACAGCTGATGCCTGGTATTTCATTGATCGCTTTCACCGCATAATCACGGCGTCTCCTGTACTCCCTGACCATGGCATCCACTTCTCCATTCTCTTCGTTTAAAGCCGCTGCGGCTGCCAGCTGCACAAAATTTGGCGCACACGTCGTATTGTACTGATGAAATTTATTCATCGCATTGATATACTCCTCGGGAGCCGCAACATACCCCAGGCGCCAGCCATCCATGGCATATGCCTTCGACATTCCGTTCAAGGTAAACGTCCGCTCCTTCATGCCCGGCAGAGATGCGATGCTGATATGCCTCTCCCCGTCATAAATCAGGCGCTCGTACACCTCATCGGAAATAACCATCAGATCATTGGCGGCCGCCAGCTCTGCCAGCTCCTTCAAAACCGGCTCTGTCAGAACCCCGCCCGTCGGATTGTTGGGGGTGACAATGACAACGGCCTTCGTCCTGGGTGTTATTTTGCTTTTTATCTCGTCCAGATCCATCTGGAATCCATTTTCTTCTCTCAGCCCATATGTCACCGGCTTTGCCCCCAGCAGATTCGGAACATTGATATAGTTGAGCCACACCGGATCAGGAACAAGGATCTCATCTCCCCGGTTTAATATTGTGGCTAAGACAGCAAACACAGCTTCAGAAAGCCCGACTGTCACCAGCACCTCTGACGCCTGGTAGGAAACATGGTTTTCCCTTTTCAGCTTCTCTGCGATGGCCTGCCTCAGTTCCATGTGCCCAAAATTTGAAGTATAATGCACCTTTCCCTCGCTCAGGGCCTGGTACGCCGCTTTCTTTATGTAATCCGGCGTATCAAAATCAGGACGCCCCAGTTCAAAATGAAAGACCCTTTCCCCTGCCCGTTCCATCGCCAGGGCTTTCTCATTAACCTTGCGTATCCCGGAAGGCATCAACTGCTCCATTCTCTCTGCAATACATGCACTCATCTTTCCTCTTCCTTCCCTTTCATTTTCCTTTTCAAGCATTGTACAGGGCTCTCCCGCCTGCTATAATTATTGTAAATGCAGAGGTTCTCCCTGTAAAATTCGCAAAACATAAACACCTTATAAAGAAATTCATATAGGAGATTTTCCATGCTGAACTATAAAGAGTACATATATGCCATTTATCAGGAAAAAAGCTTTTCCAAGGCCTCAAAAAAACTTTTCGTTTCCCAGCCGTGGCTCAGTTCCGTTGTAAAGCGGGTGGAGCAGGAAATAAAAAACCCCATCTTTGACCGCACCACCTCCCCCATCTCCCTGACGGAAGCCGGACGCTACTACATTGAACAGGTTGAAAAGGTCATGGAAATTGAAAACGATATGCGGCAGCATTTTGCTCAGATGAATTCTCAGAGTGGAACCTCGCTTCACATCGGGAGCTCTACCTTCTTCTGCACTTATGTGCTGCCCAGGCTGATGAAAGAATTTAAAGAATTTTATCCCCACATAACACTCACGTTCACAGAGGGAAATAATGAAACGCTTCTGGAAAAGCTTCTGGACAGGAAAATTGACTTTCTTCTGGAAGCGGAATGCCTCGAGCATCCTCAGATCCAGGTCGAAGCCTGGGCTTCCGAGGAGATCATTCTGGCTGTTCCCGCAGAATATGCCATAAACAAGAAGCTGTCAGACTATCGGTATCGGTTTGACGAACTGATAAAAAGAAATGAGCCGGGCTGCCGAAAACCGCCCGTTCCTTTGCAGGAATTTAAAGATGAAGCGTTTTTGCTGCTTATGCCCGGCAATGATATTTATCGCCGCGGAATGGAAATGTGCCGTCAGGCCGGCTTTGTCCCCAACGTCCCTACATATTTTTCACAGATGATGACTGTCTATTATCTGACCTGCGAAGGGCAGGGCATCTCTTTCCTGCGCTCTACCATTCCCGAATATGTAACGCCGACGGATCGGGTCGTATTTTATCAGCTGGAGAGTCCTCTGGCTGCCCGTAATATCTACCTCTCCTATCTGAAGCGTCACACCAGTCCGGTACAGCAGAACCTGATCGACTTCATGGAAAACCGAAGCCTGCTGAATGAAGCCGATGTTTTTTCTATGGAAACGGAACCGTAAAAATGAGGGACTGCCCCGGCAGTCCCTCGCTTCCTTTCCTATTTAGTAGTTGATCCCCACGATCCCAAGCTCGCCGTCCACGGAATTAAAAATAATGTTGGGCGTATCGTCACCGATCACAACGCCTGCCATTAACGGCACCAGATCCGAAAGGTCAGCCGCAGAAATCGCATCTACCAGCTCTGCATTAAAAATCATCTCCGGATCCAGGGCTAAAAACGCCTCTTTGCTCTCTACGACGCCGTCATTTTCCTGGACGCAGGAAATATATGTCGGATACGCCATCAGGTCAGCCAGCGCATTCATGTCCTTTGCCTTCACGGCCTCGACGATCTGGTTTGCAAAACCAGTATAATCGGAGTTTTCCAGATCAGTAAAGTTCTGATTCTGCTCGATAGCTTCCTGTTCCTCTGCGGCGCCCGGTCCCTGCGCCTCAAGTTCAGCGTCCATCGTCTCCTTCGTCTCTTCTTCTGCATCCGTTGCTGCCTCGCTGCCGGCATTTTCTTCCTTTGCCGTTTCCTTTTCTGTCTCCTCTGCGGAAGCCGTCGTGGCCGCTGCCGTCGTCTCATTGTTGTTTTTGGAGCCGCATGCTGTCACGGCCGCCGCCAGCGCACATACCGCCAGCAAAACCATCAGTTTCTTTTTCATAATCGTCATCTCCTCATTTTTCTTTTTCTGCGGCGCCGTTTCCGCGCCGTTTTTTCACAATCGAGTAAACGCTCGTCACCGTTATTCTCTGCGGTAACAGGGAACAATATACCATTCTGCACCGTACATATCAAGGAAGAAATTA comes from the Eubacteriaceae bacterium Marseille-Q4139 genome and includes:
- the atpB gene encoding F0F1 ATP synthase subunit A gives rise to the protein MGEAANSGVDFMIHGVVKYHLFGQELWLTTTTVGMTIITILLLILAFAANRAMKRATEVPGTFQNILETGIELLEGMTSGILGDSARRFANYIGTIFLFILFCNLSGLFGLRTVTADFGVTFLLGLVTFGIVQYQGIKNHGVGHFTGLFKPIPVLFPINLIGEFANPISISLRLFANMLSGVIIMGLWYGMLPIFVKIGIPAALHVYCDLFSGCIQTYVFCMLTMVYVNDKL
- a CDS encoding AtpZ/AtpI family protein is translated as MSQKKNGLSNLVLITQLGINVLTPIFLCLLAGGFIDRKFGTKTILIFLILGVLSGALSAYRTAKNTIDRERRENEREQAERERGWNERFGGKEEDHE
- a CDS encoding helix-turn-helix transcriptional regulator produces the protein MTLDWSYQDMILDGRRENLCCWPGPKDEEILIVVHQSGGHHEEFHRHDFFYFNFTYEGEYGSVSCQCGNCITIRQGELYAGQPFAGHALCVHDNKNVTIIGVLIQKQTFFRSFLPLLSSNFRLFHFFLVPSSNRFSDEFIHFRLENACAIRTLLEMMVIEYANKKADTQDILKPLALAFLVQIERQYAAEYPAPEPSGISEQVLQYMSSHSDVATLKCIASHFSYHPNYLSSLLRRETGKSFSELLLAQRMEKAALLLSETGLSVEEIAPMLGYGNSSNFYKAFRKYYRCSPREYIQSKGA
- a CDS encoding MFS transporter produces the protein MAEGKKRTRGMDTRLFLFYAGCAIFNIGSNTAHPVTPTIFTTLGLGSYMFGLALAAQLTTNFLFSPFWGWLSTYISNRRALLITCVGYGLGQILFGLSKTELAFIVARALTGIFCGGCFVCIMAYIVNTAPDGETRGRWLTTSATLQTVCGAFGYFIGGMLGEIFPHLAIIFQVGFLFSAGVIFYMACSEDAVMAVSELKKKENRKGFNPFVSFINAKSFLTPVFALLFMACLLQNLGFTTFDQTFNYYIRDQFNFSSGYNGILKGIMGLITLAANSTICIWLIRRTDIRKSSISVFVICSLSMLGVVVFSQIIPFVIVNVLFFAFHSVSLPLLQTLVAEDVKSNQSSLVMGFYNAVRSLGGIAGALFSGLLYTAGPKFPFIFGFGAFILAAALLLLYWRKAEAKAAAMPL
- a CDS encoding SDR family oxidoreductase; protein product: MELGLKNKVFLCMASAAGLGKGIATEAAREGAKVMICTSEAFKDQLYAAQDEIGKETGNRPEAFICDVNSAEDIQKLVDHTTATLGDIWALANMCPGPKPGPFDSFGDADWESAFQMCLLSYVRTIRACLPSMRRLGGGRIINSTSSSVKDCLDNLILSNTMRMGVVGMTKTLSSELGKDNILINVIGPGRIETARIASLNAMRAGKAGITVEEYEKEDLKAFPLGRYGTTEEYGRLAVFLCSEANSYISGQTILLDGGMTRAY
- a CDS encoding fumarylacetoacetate hydrolase family protein, coding for MRLATIRLGEKEKAGIVTGRGVLPISAVNAAKGTDWKEEMYDLLCAGEIPKLTDWYNKGGREELEEMPGLVPAEQAVYAPLYRNPRRIFGIGLNYVDHAGDIGSAAPVGFPGSFFKMADTLIGPGDEIRLPALKEAQKTTAEAELGIIMGRDCRDVPEEEWESAIVGYTTILDMTEESILKGNDYVSGNPRYLTIVKNFPTFFSFGPELVTPDEVPDVLKLEVQSVNNGEVYAKNTVSNMTHRPDKLVSLHSKIQGWYAGDVLSTGTPRAFHIQDGDMAECRIYGPNGFEMAPLVNPVVDLKLHPDKK
- a CDS encoding pyridoxal phosphate-dependent aminotransferase; the encoded protein is MSACIAERMEQLMPSGIRKVNEKALAMERAGERVFHFELGRPDFDTPDYIKKAAYQALSEGKVHYTSNFGHMELRQAIAEKLKRENHVSYQASEVLVTVGLSEAVFAVLATILNRGDEILVPDPVWLNYINVPNLLGAKPVTYGLREENGFQMDLDEIKSKITPRTKAVVIVTPNNPTGGVLTEPVLKELAELAAANDLMVISDEVYERLIYDGERHISIASLPGMKERTFTLNGMSKAYAMDGWRLGYVAAPEEYINAMNKFHQYNTTCAPNFVQLAAAAALNEENGEVDAMVREYRRRRDYAVKAINEIPGISCLCPKGAFYIFINVKQLGKTSEELAQYLLEKAKIALVPGNVFGPGGEGYLRMSFAASYEDIVEGCQKLKQAITGKEI
- a CDS encoding LysR family transcriptional regulator encodes the protein MLNYKEYIYAIYQEKSFSKASKKLFVSQPWLSSVVKRVEQEIKNPIFDRTTSPISLTEAGRYYIEQVEKVMEIENDMRQHFAQMNSQSGTSLHIGSSTFFCTYVLPRLMKEFKEFYPHITLTFTEGNNETLLEKLLDRKIDFLLEAECLEHPQIQVEAWASEEIILAVPAEYAINKKLSDYRYRFDELIKRNEPGCRKPPVPLQEFKDEAFLLLMPGNDIYRRGMEMCRQAGFVPNVPTYFSQMMTVYYLTCEGQGISFLRSTIPEYVTPTDRVVFYQLESPLAARNIYLSYLKRHTSPVQQNLIDFMENRSLLNEADVFSMETEP